Below is a genomic region from Ammonifex degensii KC4.
TCGTAGGAAGCGTTGGCCTGAATAGTAGTACCGTCAAAAGAAAGGTGCTTGCCGGCTACTAGACCCGCTGCCATGCACTGCCGAACAATCTCATCAAAAATCTCCTGAAAGACAGAAGTACCCTTGAAACGGCCGTGGCGGTTCTTCGACAGGGTGGAATGGTCGGGAATCTCCTCGTCCAGCTCGTACCCTATGAATTCCCGGAAAGCCAGGTTGACCCGAATCTGCTCCATTAGTTCGCGTTCGGAAGTAATGCCGTAAAAATAGCCTATGAGCAGTATCCGGATAAGCACTTCGGGGTCAATGGAAGGCCGGCCGGTGTGGGAATACAGATGAGCCACCTTTTTCCGGATGAAGGAGAAGTCGACTACCCTTTCTACCTGGCGCAGAAAGTGGTTTTCTGGGATAAGGCTGTGCCAGCAACCAAAGAACATAGAACACTGACGCACTTTTTGACCCATCATCTACTCTCATCCCTTCAAAACAACCTACAACACTAATGTACCACAACACGACCGTAACTACAACATAAATGCCTCATGGTTTAATCAACTTTCTTGTTTGTCGCAATTTGTTTTTCAACAACCCCTTTAACCCTGGGGAGGGAGTCAACTACTGGATCTTGACGCAATCTCCTAGAAGAAGGCTAATTGACACTCCTACCGGGGTGGTCTATAATGGAAAAAAATTTCATTCTGTGAGGGGGGAGAAGTATGGGAAAGATTGTCCGCGTAGACATGACAGCGAAGAAGGTAATCGTAGAAGAGGTGCCGGAAAAGTACCAGCTTCTGGGCGGACGCGCTCTCACCTCCCAGATCGTGCACGACGAAGTTCCCCCCACCTGTCATCCCCTAGGTCCCTACAACAAGCTGGTAATTGCTCCTGGGCTTCTTTCCGGCACTCCGGCTCCTTCTTCGGGGCGCCTTTCCGTGGGCGGTAAAAGCCCGCTGACGGGAGGGATTAAGGAAGCCAACGCCGGCGGTATTTCCTCGCAGGAGCTGGCCAACCTGGGGATCAAGGCGATAGTGGTGGAGGGGCGCCCTCGAGAGGAGGGCTGGTATCTTCTGTGGCTGTCGCCTGAAGGGGCGGAGCTCCTTCCTGCCGACGACCTGGCGGGGAAGGGCACCTATGAGGTGACCAAAATCTGCCGCCAGCGCTTCGGGGACAAGGTAGGGGTGATCACCATAGGGCCCGCCGGTGAGATGATGCTGGCTGCTGCCGGGGTCACCAACAACGACCCCGAGGGCAACAGCAGTCGCTACGCCGGGCGCGGCGGGTTAGGAGCGGTCATGGGTTCCAAGCGGCTTAAGGCCATTGTGGTGGACAGCCCCTCCATCTTCGATGCGCCGCTTAAGGATCCGGACCGTTTCAAGGCAGCAGCTCGGCGTTTCGCCGATATCCTCCACCAGCACCCGGTTACCGGCCAGGGTTTGCCCGCCTACGGCACCAACGTTCTGATGAATATCATCAACGAAGCTGGGACCCTTCCCACCCGCAACTTCCGCTTTGGACGGTTCGATAAGGCTGCTGAGGTGAGCGGGGAAAAGCTGGCCGAGGTGGCAGTGGCACGTGGAGGCTTAGCCACGCATGCCTGCCATCCGGGGTGCGTGATGCGCTGCTCCAACGTCTACCCCTTGCCCGACGGTAAGGTGTGCGCCCCTATAGAGTACGAGACCGCCTGGGCTTTCGGTCCCAACTTGGAAATAGGAAGTCTCGATATCATCGGCGAACTCAATTACCTTTGCAACGATCTGGGGCTCGACACCATCGAGACGGGAGTAACGCTGGGGGTGCTGATGGAGGCGGGGGTGATCCCCTTCGGCGACGGCGAAGCGGCGATCCGGCTCCTCAAGGAAGTCTATCAGGGCACTCCCATGGGCCGGATAGTGAGCAGCGGGGCGGCGGCCGCGGGCCGGATTTTCGGTGTTACGCGGGTGCCGGCGGTCAAAGGGCAGGGCCTGCCCGCCTACGATCCCCGGGCCTGCAAGGGTAACGGGGTTACCTACGCTACCTCTCCCATGGGAGCCGACCACACCGCCGGTTACGCCGTGACGGCTAACATCCTGAAAGTGGGCGGCTACGTCGATCCCTTGAAGCCGGAGGGCCAGGTGGATCTCTCCCGCAATCTGCAGATAGCCACCGCCTTTATCGACAGCACCGGCCTCTGCCTCTTCGTGGCCTTCGCCGTGCTGGACAACCCCGAAGGGTTGCCTACCATCCTGGAGATGATCAACGCCCAGTACGGCACCTCCCTCACCGCGGAAGACGCCATGGAGATGGGTAAAAACATACTCAGGGCGGAGCGGGAGTTCAACCTGCGGGCTGGCTTCACCCGCGCTGACGACCGGCTGCCGGAGTTCTTCACCTACGAGCCGCTGCCTCCTCACAACACGGTGTTCGACGTACCGGGGGAGGAGCTCGACCAGGTGTTCAACTTCTAGAGGGGGATGGCCTTGCGCGTGGAGGTACGCCTTTTCGGCGGACTAGAGAAATATAAAGGCGGCGTTCGCTTTGGCGAAAGCTTTCCGGTGGACCTGCCGGAGGGGGGTCGGGTGGCCGAGTTGCTGGCCCACCTGGGAATTCCCCCCTCCCAGGTCTTTTCGGTCCTCGTGAATGGGCGTCACGTTTTCTTGGAGACCCCTCTGCGGGAAGGGGATCGGGTAGCTCTTTTCCCGCCGCTGGGAGGAGGATAGTGTTTTGGAAAAGGAACGTTATATCCGGCAGATAACCCTCCCCGGCGTAGGCATCGAGGGACAAGAAAAGCTTTCCCGGGCTCGCGTCCTCGTAGTAGGAGCTGGAGGGTTGGCTGCGCCGGTAGCTTATTACTTGGCGGCGGCCGGGGTAGGTACCTTGGGACTGGTAGACGACGATGTGGTAAAGCTTTCCAACCTGCACCGTCAGATTCTCTACCGCACGGAAGATCTAGGGCAACCGAAGGTAGAAGTGGCGCGTCGGACCCTCGAAGCCTTGAATCCAGAAGTGAAAGTAAAGGTCTGGCGCGAGCGCCTCACGGAGGAAAATGCCTTTTCCTTGGTGGAGGAGTTCGACGCGGTGGTGGACGCTACCGACAATTTCCCCACGCGAGCCCTTTTGAACCGGGCCTGTGTGGCCCGGCGCCGGCTCTTGGTACACGGTGGCGTGCGGAACTTCGCCGGGGAAGTCATGACTATCCTTCCCGGCGCCGGACCCTGTTTAGCTTGCCTTTTTCCTTTGGACCGGGAACCGGTTCCCGGCCAGACGGAGGGTAGTAGCATATTGGGCCCGGTGCCCGGGGTGATAGGGACCTTGCAGGCGGTGGAGGTACTTAAGTACCTGCTGAATCTGGGCGAGCTCCTGGTGGGGCGCCTCGTGGTTTACGATGCCCTCTCGGCCACCTTCCATGAAGTGCAGGTAACCCGTAACCCTTCCTGTCCCGTCTGTTCCAAGCTTTAAAGTACTTCCTCTCGGTCAGTAGCCGGGTAGTAGTGGTAGTAGCGGTCGGCGGGCCTGTCCTGGAGGTAGATTACTGCGTATTTAGAGGTGCGCTTTTCCTTGTGGTGAGAGTAGGCCTCCCTGGCCTCCCGCTGGCATTCCTCGCAGGCCTGCAAGGGGAGGCTTAAGGCCAGCACCTCCAGGCGGCGGCCGTCGGGGTAAAGCCCGTAGGAGCTTATCTCCTGATAGCCGGGGCAGCGAGGGCAGAGGCGTACTTTTTCTTCCTGGAACTCTTCGATCCCGTCCGTGTCGTAGAAGACTCGGCGACGAAACTCGGCAAAATCTCCCGTAGGCCGGTTCTGCCAGGCCAACTCTTCCCGGTTTTGCCAGATACGCTTCAGTTCCCGTACCAAGGAGCGGATATACTCGCGGTGAGCCGGAGTGAGGGGAAAGGCCGAAGGATCGTAGTCGGGCTCCCTTACCCGGCTGTAGTCGTACCCTGCTAGGGCAAGTATTATGGCCAGGTTGACGTAGGGCAGGGCTCCTTCGATGGAGTAGCCCCCTTCGAGCACGCAAAGGTCGGGCTTTAAAAGGGCGTTGAGCTGCGCGTACCCCTGGGCAGTGAAGCACATGTCGGCTAGAGGATCGGAGTAGTGGTTGTCCTGTCCGGCGGAGTTCACTATAAGCTCGGGCTGGAAGTCAGCCAGCACGGGTAATACCAGCTCTTCCATGACATAGAGGATACCCTCATCGTTGGTGCGGGGCGGCAGGGGAACGTTTAAGGTGTAGCCGAAGGCCCCCGGCCCGCCCAGTTCGTTCACGCTGCCTGTTCCCGGGTAGAGGGTTCGCCCGTCCTGGTGTAGGGAGATAAAGAGTACTTCCGGGTCGTGATAATAAATGTCCTGGGTGCCGTCGCCGTGGTGCACGTCGGTGTCCACGATGGCTATTCTCCTAACTCCGTAGTGGCGGCGCAGATACTCTATCATAATGGCCTCGTTGTTGATGTTGCAGAAGCCTCGGTTGCCGTGCACTACCCTCCGGGCATGGTGTCCCGGCGGGCGAACCAGGGCAAAACCCCGCTTTATTTCTCCTCGCCGCCAGGCTTCTGCCAAGTGAATCGCGCTACCCGCCGCCACCAGGTGTGCTTCTCCTGCCAGGCTCTTTACTTGGGGCACACAGAAGTGTACGCGGGCCACGTCCTTAAAAGAAGCCGGGCGAGCGCGATACTCCACCACCCCGGGAAGGTCCAGTACTCCCTCTTCGAAGAGCTGGTCCTTGGTGTAAAGGAGCCTTTCTTCCCTCTCCGGGTGGGTAGGGGAGATGGCCCAGTCGAAAGCGGGAAAGAAGACCAGTCCCAAACGTGCCGCCATCTTTCATCACCTTCCTGGGATTTTGGCGGAGGAAGCCCAATTTCCTGCTTTTAACCGTGGCTTAACTCAGGGCGTGATATAATTTTAGTGTAGCTTTTCGCCTAAGGCGGGGTGTCTTCGCCGTTAACAGGTTTTTGCACAGCCACGGGGAGATCATAACAGTAAAATCTCCCAGGCTTCACTTTCCCTGGCTTCTGCACGCCTTTACCACCCGTCAGGGTGGGGTAAGTGAAGGTCCTTTTACTTCGCTCAATTTGAGCCTAAGCACGGGAGACAATCCCGAGAAGGTCAGGTGCAACTGGGAGAGGCTGGCCCAAGCTTTAGGTTTCTCCCGGGAAGAAGCAGCGCGGGGAGAGCAGGTTCACGGTACGAAAGTCGCCGTGGTGAACTTTCCCGGTGAAGTCTTTCCGGCCACCGACGGCCTCTTGACGGCGGTACCAGGGATCCCGCTGGTGGCTCTCTTTGCCGACTGCGTTCCCATTTTCCTGTTGGACAAGGCGAGAAGGGTAGCAGGTATCGTGCATGCGGGGTGGCGGGGCACGGCTCGAAAGATAGTGCTCGAGGCGTTGGCCCTCATGCAGAGAAGCTTCTCCTCCAATTTAAACGACTGCCTGGTAGTGCTGGGACCGGCCATAGGCCCCTGTTGCTATCTAGTCGGGGAAGAGGTGGCGGAGCAGTTCGCTTCTTGGAAAGGGAAAGTGCTTGTGCGGGAAGGAGATAAGTGGCGGCTTGACCTGCGGGAGGCCAACCGCCAACTCGTACTGGAAGCGGGAGTACCCCAGGCCAACGTAGAGGTCCTGCCCTTCTGTACCTCCTGCCATCCTGAGCTTTTCTTCTCCCACCGTCGCGATAGAGGCAAGACCGGGCGTATGGCAGGGATAGTCATGCTCAGGTAAAGGGGGGAGCATCTTTGCCGCTGGTGCTGGTAGTTGACGACGAGGAGCACATCCAAAAACTTTTGCACTTCACCCTATCCAAGGAGGGCTTTCAAGTTCTGGTAGCCGCTGACGGTCCGCAGGCTTTGGAGATGGCCAGGCAGCACCGGCCGGACGTCATCATCCTCGATCTCATGCTGCCGGCCCTCGACGGGTTTACAGTTTGCGAACTTTTGCGCCGAGATCCCAGCTTGAAAGAGATACCCGTAATTGTACTTAGTGCGCGGGGAACGGAGGAGGACAAGGTGCGGGGCTTGGATATCGGCGCTGACGATTATGTCACCAAGCCGTTTAGTCCCCGCGAACTGGCGGCGCGGGTGAAGGCCCAGCTGAGAAGACGTCAGAGCCAAGCTGAGCGGGAAAAGCTGGTGTACGGCCCGCTGGTGATCGACCGGGAGCGCTACGCCGTGGCCTGGAAAGAACACTGGCAGTACCTCGCCCCGAAAGAGTTTGAGCTCTTGTACTTCTTGGCCACCCATCCTGGAAGGGTTTTCAGCCGGGAACAATTGCTAGATCAGATTTGGGGTTACGATTACCTGGGAGGACCTCGCACCGTGGACGTACACGTGCGCTATATCCGGCAGAAACTGGAGCAGATGCCGGGCGCACCGCAGCTCATAGAAACCGTCCGAGGAGTCGGATACCGCTTCCGGGAGCCAGCCCAATGGTAGCCAAGCGCTTTTACTGGTGGACAACCTTTTTTCTCTTTTTAGCCCTGGCTGGTTACCTAGGGGCGGTAGGGGCGGGGAATGGATTTTCTTCGGCTTCTTTCTTCTGGGGCGTGGGGCTGGTAGGACTCTTTGTCCTCATCCTGGCTATCTCCCGCCGGCCGACTCCTCCCGCGGCCTTGGATACAAACCTTTCCTCCCACCAGTTGCGCTTGCAGTTAGCCGAACTGATCCGCGAAAAGGAGCAACTGGAGGCCATCTTGTCCGGCCTTGACGAGGCGGTTCTGGCTCTTGATCAGGAGGGGAGGGTTTTGCTGGCCAACCGGGCGGTCAAGGAACTCTTCGACATAGCACCGGAGGAAGCCCGAGGAAAGGCGGTTCTGGAAGTGGTGCGAGACCACCGTCTGGAAGAATTGGTGGGCAGGGTGAGGGACACGGGAACGCCGACCGAGCAAGAACTTACCTTCCTTTCCCCGCAGCCCCGCATCTTTGTGGTCAGGGCCTCCCCCTTACCGCCAGACAAAGTGGTAGTGGTTTTGCGCGAGGTTACCCGTGAGCGGCGCTTAGAGCGGATGCGGCGCGAGTTTGTGGCCAACGTCTCGCACGAACTAAGAACCCCGCTTACGGCCATAAAAGGCTTCGTGGAGGCCTTAGAGGATGGCGCTTTAGAAGATCGAGAGACGGCGCAAGAATTTTTACAAATCATCGCCTCCGAAACCGAGAGACTCATCCACCTGGTGGAGGATCTGCTCAAGCTCTCTCGCCTGGAGAACCGGCAAACCTTTCTACGGCGGCAGGAGGTAAACCTGAACGAGCTTATACACAATATCGCTCTGGTCTGGCGCAGGCGGGCGGAGGAAAAGGGGTTGGCCTTCGAAGTCGATCTTCCTCCTGGCTTGCCGCTGGTGTTGGGAGACCCGGAGCTTTTGACCCAGGTCTTTGTCAATCTCATAGACAATGCGCTAAAATATACTCCGGTGGGCAGGGTACGGATACGGGGAGAATACCAGTCCGGCTGGGTGCGCATCGAAGTGGAGGATACAGGTATAGGGATCCCGCAGGACTGCCTGCCGCGGGTGTTCGAACGTTTTTTCCGGGTTGACCGAGCCCGTTCACGGGCTTCCGGAGGGACGGGGTTGGGGCTTTCTATTGTCAAGCATATCGTGGAACTACACGGAGGGAAAGTGGGAGTAGAAAGCGAACTCGGCAAGGGGAGCCGTTTCTGGGTTTACCTACCATCACCTCAACCCTGAGGTGGTTAAACTAGAAAGTAGCGAGGTATCGGCGGATGACGGTAAAGATCAAGGTGGAAAACCTCAACTTCTACTACGGAGATGTCCAGGCTTTAAAAAACATAAACATAGACATAGAGGCTAACAAGATAACCGCTCTCATCGGTCCTTCTGGCTGCGGCAAGACCACCTTTCTGCGTGTCCTCAACCGGCTCTGCGATCTGGTAGAAGGGGCACGGGTGGAAGGCAAGGTCCTGCTCGACGGCCAGGACATCTTCGCCCCCGATGTTGACGTGGTAGCCTTGCGTAAAAGGGTGGGCATGGTCTTCCAGCGGCCTAATCCCTTTCCTATGTCCATCTACGATAACGTGGCTTTTGGCCCCCGCATTCACGGGATAAAAGACAAGCGGCGCCTGGATGAAATAGTGGAGGCAAGCCTCAGGGGAGCGGCTTTGTGGGACGAGGTATGTGACCGTCTTCACCGTTCAGCCTTGAGCCTCTCGGGTGGTCAGCAGCAGCGACTGTGCATTGCCCGGCTGCTAGCGGTGGAGCCGGAAGTCCTGCTAATGGATGAGCCCACTTCGGCCTTGGACCCCATCTCCACCATGAAGATAGAGGAGCTGCTCCAGCAGCTGAAGAAACGTTATACCATCGTCATAGTCACGCATAACATGCAACAGGCGGCGCGGGTATCCGACGTTACGGCCTTCTTCCTCTCCGGGGAACTCATCGAGTACAACGAGACGGGCATAATCTTCACCCGCCCCCGCGATCGCCGCACAGAGGACTATATCACCGGTCGGTTTGGTTAAATATCCGGTGAAAGAGCAACCGTTGCACGTGGTGGTTCGCCGGGGATAAACTGGAAGAAAGTTCTTAGGCGAGAAAGGGGTGACGCCGGTTGACCACCCAGAGATTTTTTGAGAAAGAACTAACGGCCTTGGTAAACGACATTCTGCGCTTGGGCAGCTTGGTAGAAGAGGCCGTTTTTAACGCCACACAATCCTTTATTAACCAGGACGAGGCGCTGGCCAAGCAGGTAATCGCCAACGACGATCGCATAGACGCCTTGACCGACGAGATCGAAAACCACTGCATCCGCCTTATAGCCACCCTGCAGCCTACTGCTCGTGACCTGCGGGTGATCGTCACAGGACTTAAGATTATTCTTAACCTGGAAAGGATGGGCGACCACGCCTCGGACATTGCCCGGGCGGCTTTAAACGTTTGCGAAGTGCCCCGGCTTTCTCCCAGCATCTCGGAGGCCATTGTGCGGATAGCTCAACTCGTTCAGCAGATGTTGAAGGATAGCCTGGATGCCTACGCCCGGGGTGACGTGAGCCGAGCTCGTTCCCTCTCCTCGGCGGACGACGAAGTGGACCACCTGTACAACCGGATCTTCCGGACCATCGTCGAGAACATGGAAGAGAACCCGGCCAACATTCGCTGCGGCGTTTATTTTTTGCTGGTGGCCTTGCGTCTGGAGCGCATAGCTGACCGCGCCACCAACATCGGCGAAGATGTGATCTACCTGGTTACGGGGGAATGGGAGGCCCTAAATTAACTCGGGAGGTTTTGCGTTTTTGGTGTCGAAGATAAGAGAAAACCTCCGGCAGGTCCGGGAAGCCATAACCAGGGCTGCCCTGCGGGCAGGGCGGGATCCGACGGAAGTACAGCTGGTGGCCGTGACCAAAGGGGTGCCCGTGGAGGTTATCGAGCAAGTGCTGGCCGAGGGCGTGGTCGACCTGGGGGAAAACCGCGTTCAGGAGCTGGTGGCCAAGTACAAGTTACTAGGTGATAAAGCAAAGTGGCATTTCATCGGTTACCTGCAGCGGAATAAGGTAAAGTACTTGGTAAGAAGGATTGCTC
It encodes:
- a CDS encoding aldehyde ferredoxin oxidoreductase family protein, which translates into the protein MGKIVRVDMTAKKVIVEEVPEKYQLLGGRALTSQIVHDEVPPTCHPLGPYNKLVIAPGLLSGTPAPSSGRLSVGGKSPLTGGIKEANAGGISSQELANLGIKAIVVEGRPREEGWYLLWLSPEGAELLPADDLAGKGTYEVTKICRQRFGDKVGVITIGPAGEMMLAAAGVTNNDPEGNSSRYAGRGGLGAVMGSKRLKAIVVDSPSIFDAPLKDPDRFKAAARRFADILHQHPVTGQGLPAYGTNVLMNIINEAGTLPTRNFRFGRFDKAAEVSGEKLAEVAVARGGLATHACHPGCVMRCSNVYPLPDGKVCAPIEYETAWAFGPNLEIGSLDIIGELNYLCNDLGLDTIETGVTLGVLMEAGVIPFGDGEAAIRLLKEVYQGTPMGRIVSSGAAAAGRIFGVTRVPAVKGQGLPAYDPRACKGNGVTYATSPMGADHTAGYAVTANILKVGGYVDPLKPEGQVDLSRNLQIATAFIDSTGLCLFVAFAVLDNPEGLPTILEMINAQYGTSLTAEDAMEMGKNILRAEREFNLRAGFTRADDRLPEFFTYEPLPPHNTVFDVPGEELDQVFNF
- a CDS encoding MoaD/ThiS family protein; translation: MALRVEVRLFGGLEKYKGGVRFGESFPVDLPEGGRVAELLAHLGIPPSQVFSVLVNGRHVFLETPLREGDRVALFPPLGGG
- a CDS encoding HesA/MoeB/ThiF family protein, translated to MEKERYIRQITLPGVGIEGQEKLSRARVLVVGAGGLAAPVAYYLAAAGVGTLGLVDDDVVKLSNLHRQILYRTEDLGQPKVEVARRTLEALNPEVKVKVWRERLTEENAFSLVEEFDAVVDATDNFPTRALLNRACVARRRLLVHGGVRNFAGEVMTILPGAGPCLACLFPLDREPVPGQTEGSSILGPVPGVIGTLQAVEVLKYLLNLGELLVGRLVVYDALSATFHEVQVTRNPSCPVCSKL
- a CDS encoding histone deacetylase family protein, which encodes MAARLGLVFFPAFDWAISPTHPEREERLLYTKDQLFEEGVLDLPGVVEYRARPASFKDVARVHFCVPQVKSLAGEAHLVAAGSAIHLAEAWRRGEIKRGFALVRPPGHHARRVVHGNRGFCNINNEAIMIEYLRRHYGVRRIAIVDTDVHHGDGTQDIYYHDPEVLFISLHQDGRTLYPGTGSVNELGGPGAFGYTLNVPLPPRTNDEGILYVMEELVLPVLADFQPELIVNSAGQDNHYSDPLADMCFTAQGYAQLNALLKPDLCVLEGGYSIEGALPYVNLAIILALAGYDYSRVREPDYDPSAFPLTPAHREYIRSLVRELKRIWQNREELAWQNRPTGDFAEFRRRVFYDTDGIEEFQEEKVRLCPRCPGYQEISSYGLYPDGRRLEVLALSLPLQACEECQREAREAYSHHKEKRTSKYAVIYLQDRPADRYYHYYPATDREEVL
- the pgeF gene encoding peptidoglycan editing factor PgeF, whose protein sequence is MHSHGEIITVKSPRLHFPWLLHAFTTRQGGVSEGPFTSLNLSLSTGDNPEKVRCNWERLAQALGFSREEAARGEQVHGTKVAVVNFPGEVFPATDGLLTAVPGIPLVALFADCVPIFLLDKARRVAGIVHAGWRGTARKIVLEALALMQRSFSSNLNDCLVVLGPAIGPCCYLVGEEVAEQFASWKGKVLVREGDKWRLDLREANRQLVLEAGVPQANVEVLPFCTSCHPELFFSHRRDRGKTGRMAGIVMLR
- a CDS encoding response regulator; this encodes MPLVLVVDDEEHIQKLLHFTLSKEGFQVLVAADGPQALEMARQHRPDVIILDLMLPALDGFTVCELLRRDPSLKEIPVIVLSARGTEEDKVRGLDIGADDYVTKPFSPRELAARVKAQLRRRQSQAEREKLVYGPLVIDRERYAVAWKEHWQYLAPKEFELLYFLATHPGRVFSREQLLDQIWGYDYLGGPRTVDVHVRYIRQKLEQMPGAPQLIETVRGVGYRFREPAQW
- a CDS encoding sensor histidine kinase produces the protein MVAKRFYWWTTFFLFLALAGYLGAVGAGNGFSSASFFWGVGLVGLFVLILAISRRPTPPAALDTNLSSHQLRLQLAELIREKEQLEAILSGLDEAVLALDQEGRVLLANRAVKELFDIAPEEARGKAVLEVVRDHRLEELVGRVRDTGTPTEQELTFLSPQPRIFVVRASPLPPDKVVVVLREVTRERRLERMRREFVANVSHELRTPLTAIKGFVEALEDGALEDRETAQEFLQIIASETERLIHLVEDLLKLSRLENRQTFLRRQEVNLNELIHNIALVWRRRAEEKGLAFEVDLPPGLPLVLGDPELLTQVFVNLIDNALKYTPVGRVRIRGEYQSGWVRIEVEDTGIGIPQDCLPRVFERFFRVDRARSRASGGTGLGLSIVKHIVELHGGKVGVESELGKGSRFWVYLPSPQP
- the pstB gene encoding phosphate ABC transporter ATP-binding protein PstB → MTVKIKVENLNFYYGDVQALKNINIDIEANKITALIGPSGCGKTTFLRVLNRLCDLVEGARVEGKVLLDGQDIFAPDVDVVALRKRVGMVFQRPNPFPMSIYDNVAFGPRIHGIKDKRRLDEIVEASLRGAALWDEVCDRLHRSALSLSGGQQQRLCIARLLAVEPEVLLMDEPTSALDPISTMKIEELLQQLKKRYTIVIVTHNMQQAARVSDVTAFFLSGELIEYNETGIIFTRPRDRRTEDYITGRFG
- the phoU gene encoding phosphate signaling complex protein PhoU, with protein sequence MTTQRFFEKELTALVNDILRLGSLVEEAVFNATQSFINQDEALAKQVIANDDRIDALTDEIENHCIRLIATLQPTARDLRVIVTGLKIILNLERMGDHASDIARAALNVCEVPRLSPSISEAIVRIAQLVQQMLKDSLDAYARGDVSRARSLSSADDEVDHLYNRIFRTIVENMEENPANIRCGVYFLLVALRLERIADRATNIGEDVIYLVTGEWEALN